One window of Siniperca chuatsi isolate FFG_IHB_CAS linkage group LG15, ASM2008510v1, whole genome shotgun sequence genomic DNA carries:
- the LOC122862365 gene encoding uncharacterized protein LOC122862365, translating into MCEHPMFPTHKRYSHRCHLGPAADGEPHDCVAVITETCSPGPDLQETPLINPELELFVDGTASQDPATGKNLAGFAVTTLYETILAKPLPSNYSAQAVLVALTEACKCANDQTVNIFTDSRYAWGVAHDFGKLWANKNFLTSTGNPIAHHTLVAELLDAVLLPKQIAICKCEVHTNNLDPISQGNARADKAAKAAPKQTPTTQCVALTNEPLTPTADLQGLQTRATAEEKAVWRKAGCTITDKVWYGPSDRPCLPKYLFHYYVVLTHGRDHGSKSSMVLERSRCWFAKGINNFSQKCNFAKNADGFH; encoded by the exons ATGTGCGAGCACCCAATGTTCCCAACCCACAAACGATACTCTCACAGGTGCCACCTGGga CCAG CGGCAGACGGTGAACCTCACGattgtgtggcagtgataaCAGAGACTTGCTCCCCCGGaccagatctgcaggaaacaccattgatcaatccagagctggagctgtttgttgaCGGCACAGCATCACAAGATCCAGCAACAGGTAAAAATCTTGCAGGGTTTGCAGTAACAACCTTGTATGAAACAATTCTGGCTAAACCACTCCCATCAAATTACTCAGCACAGGCAGTGTTAGTTGCATTAAcggaagcatgtaaatgtgctaatgaccaaactgtgaacattttcacagatagcAGATATGCATGGGGAGTGGCGCATGACTTTGGAAAACTCTGGGCAAACAAAAACTTCCTTACATCCACAGGCAACCCcattgcacatcacacactggttgctgaactcttggatgctgtgctgttgcctaagcagattgccatttgtaaatgtgaagtACACACTAACAACCTTGATCCTATCTCACAGGGGAATGCCAGAGCGGATAAGGCAGCAAAAGCTGCTCCGAAACAAACACCGACCACTCAGTGTGTTGCATTAACTAATGAACCTCTGACacctacagctgatctgcagggACTGCAGACAAGAGCAACGGCAGAAGAAAAAGCAGTGTGGCGAAAGGCAGGCTGCACTATCACAGACAAAGTGTGGTATGGACCAAGTGACAGACCATGCTTACCAAAGTATCTGTTCCATTATTATGTTGTGTTGACCCATGGGCGAGACCATGGGTCAAAGAGTAGCATGGTGCTGGAGCGGAGCAGATGCTGGTTCGCAAAGGGAATTAATAACTTctctcaaaaatgtaattttgccaaaaatgcagatggatttcattga